One region of Eleutherodactylus coqui strain aEleCoq1 chromosome 5, aEleCoq1.hap1, whole genome shotgun sequence genomic DNA includes:
- the LOC136628853 gene encoding olfactory receptor 5F1-like, with protein sequence MGTSFRIWAKKNLTYEEEFILLGLVTAPLSQIVLFVMFSAIYALTITGNLIIIAIIKQESHLHKPMYFFLANLSFLEIFCTSTITPKALRNLLQESKSISFVGCFTQMFFFVALGGSECVLLTVMAYDRYIAICQPLFYSTRMNPSLCVQLLCVSWVIGFLNSLVHTVYTALLPFCKDHLIRHFFCDIPSLLKLSCRDTYSNEMVSTFVGGIVIVGGFMLTLLSYIYILKVVLRIRSENGRQKAFSTCGSHLVVVTIFFGTIIVTYLLPGSSSYNEQKKVLSVMYGVMTPLINPVIYSFRSADFQKAINKRISQRRFR encoded by the exons atggGGACAAG TTTCAGGATCTGGGCAAAGAAAAATCTTACTTACGAAGAAGAATTTATTCTTCTGGGCTTGGTAACAGCCCCATTGTCACAAATCGTTCTTTTTGTGATGTTTTCTGCCATTTATGCCTTAACAATCACTGGAAATCTCATCATAATTGCAATAATTAAACAAGAATCTCATCTACACAAGCCCATgtactttttcctagctaatttGTCATTTTTAGAGATCTTCTGCACTTCAACTATTACACCAAAAGCTCTAAGAAACCTTCTTCAGGAGTCTAAAAGCATTTCTTTTGTGGGTTGCTTCACtcagatgtttttctttgttgctCTTGGAGGTTCTGAATGTGTTCTCCTCACTGTTATGGCTTATGATAGATACATTGCTATATGTCAGCCTTTATTTTATTCTACTCGTATGAATCCTTCTTTATGTGTACAACTGTTGTGCGTGTCTTGGGTtattggatttttaaattcccttgtgcacactgtatacacagctcTGTTACCATTCTGCAAGGATCACTTAATCCGACACTTCTTTTGTGATATACCGTCACTGCTGAAGCTATCTTGTAGAGATACTTATTCGAATGAGATGGTATCTACTTTTGTGGGGGGAATTGTGATTGTAGGTGGCTTCATGTTAACACTTCTctcatatatttatattttgaaaGTTGTACTAAGAATTCGAAGTGAAAATGGAAGGCAAAAAGCATTTTCCACATGTGGGTCCCATCTAGTTGTGGTTACTATATTTTTCGGGACAATTATTGTCACATACCTGCTTCCAGGATCTAGTTCTTATAATGAACAGAAAAAGGTGTTGTCTGTAATGTACGGTGTTATGACTCCTTTGATCAACCCAGTAATTTATAGTTTCAGAAGTGCAGATTTTCAGAAAGCTATTAACAAAAGGATATCACAGAGAAGGTTTAGATAA